The Pelagibacterium halotolerans B2 genome has a segment encoding these proteins:
- a CDS encoding cytochrome P450, giving the protein MAAIVQVRPVTDVPDGLSASAQPSDPAFFQNPYPFYAARQATHPAFFWSEYGHWCFADFPTVSALLRDRRFGRDILHVATREEIGLPQPKPHTADFDLTEKYSLLNLEPPAHSRLRTLVNRAFVSRQVELLRPRIADLVHSIIDDFEDQGGVELIRAFAAPIPAIVIAEMIGLPAEMAPQLLDWSNRMVRMYMFDVSHETERDANRAAADFTAYLRQAIAERRKLPREDLLSHMIAAEQGGERLSEDEMLSTAILLLNAGHEATVHTTGNAVKAILESGYDPRMLFADDTATAATVEEALRFDAPLHMFTRYALEDLDYNGIALRKGDVIGLMLGAANRDPNRFTNPNTFDPLRTDGANVSFGAGIHFCIGAPLARLEMQIALKILFERLPKLRLTAPPRYADIYHFHGLERLDVSW; this is encoded by the coding sequence ATGGCAGCCATAGTTCAGGTCCGACCCGTCACCGATGTGCCCGACGGCCTCAGCGCCAGCGCCCAACCTTCCGATCCCGCATTCTTCCAGAACCCCTACCCGTTCTACGCAGCACGCCAGGCCACCCATCCGGCATTTTTCTGGTCCGAGTACGGCCATTGGTGCTTCGCCGATTTCCCTACAGTCAGCGCCCTCCTCCGCGACCGGCGATTCGGTCGTGACATTCTCCACGTCGCCACACGCGAGGAAATCGGCCTGCCTCAGCCCAAGCCCCACACAGCCGATTTCGACCTCACCGAGAAATACTCTCTCCTTAACCTCGAACCGCCAGCCCATTCGCGGTTGCGCACCCTGGTCAACCGCGCCTTCGTCTCCCGCCAGGTCGAACTGCTGCGCCCCCGCATCGCCGATCTTGTCCACTCCATCATCGATGATTTTGAGGACCAGGGCGGCGTCGAGTTGATAAGGGCCTTCGCCGCCCCCATTCCCGCGATCGTTATCGCCGAGATGATCGGTCTGCCCGCCGAAATGGCGCCGCAACTGCTCGACTGGTCCAACCGCATGGTCCGGATGTACATGTTCGACGTCAGCCACGAGACCGAACGCGACGCCAACCGCGCCGCCGCCGACTTCACCGCCTATCTGCGCCAGGCCATCGCCGAGCGCCGCAAACTGCCGCGCGAGGATCTGCTCAGCCACATGATCGCTGCCGAACAGGGCGGTGAGCGCCTGAGCGAGGACGAAATGCTCTCGACCGCCATCCTGCTGCTCAACGCCGGACACGAAGCGACCGTTCACACCACCGGCAATGCCGTAAAGGCGATCCTTGAAAGCGGCTACGATCCTCGCATGCTGTTCGCCGATGATACAGCCACCGCCGCTACGGTAGAAGAAGCCCTGCGCTTCGATGCGCCATTGCACATGTTCACCCGCTACGCGCTCGAGGACCTCGACTACAACGGCATCGCCCTGCGAAAAGGCGACGTGATCGGTTTGATGCTCGGCGCCGCCAACCGCGACCCCAACCGCTTTACCAACCCCAACACCTTCGATCCCCTGCGCACCGACGGCGCCAATGTCAGCTTCGGCGCCGGCATCCATTTCTGCATCGGCGCTCCGCTCGCCCGGCTCGAAATGCAGATCGCGCTGAAAATCCTTTTCGAGCGTCTGCCCAAGCTTCGCCTGACCGCCCCGCCCCGCTACGCCGATATCTATCACTTCCACGGCCTGGAACGGCTGGACGTGAGTTGGTGA
- a CDS encoding bifunctional ADP-dependent NAD(P)H-hydrate dehydratase/NAD(P)H-hydrate epimerase, giving the protein MQDLLTPRQMAMADRLAIESGVNSLTLMENAGQAVAYEVSQRFPLQPVLVLCGPGNNGGDGFVVARLLSERGWPVRLGLTCAKSDLDGDAAMMARMWGGTVETAVPAMCEDFGIIVDALLGAGLSRDVEGEMADLVAGINESGARIVAVDMPSGVDGATGGVRGVAVRAHLTVTFFRHKPGHLLLPGGGLCGEVLLADIGIPDAVLAEIDIKLFENDPRLWTLPVRTAQEHKFDAGHCVVVSGDPLHTGAARLSALSAARSGAGLVTIAGEREALLVHAAHVTAIMLADIGDAPALRAMLEDTRKNALVIGPGAGIGEATRQMVLAALESHARLVLDADALTSFADQPDALFAAIGRRAPESVVLTPHAGEFTRLFSEIEGAKTERAIAAAERAGAIVLLKGADTVIAHPQGRAVVNTTGTPLLATAGAGDVLAGLIGGLVAQGMGSFEAACAGAYIHGRAAQLFGKPGMVADDLPGLIPEVLADLSGAGL; this is encoded by the coding sequence CAGCCGGTGCTCGTGTTGTGCGGTCCCGGCAATAACGGCGGTGATGGCTTTGTCGTCGCGCGCCTGCTCTCGGAGCGCGGGTGGCCGGTGCGCTTGGGGCTGACCTGTGCCAAATCCGATCTCGATGGCGATGCCGCCATGATGGCGCGGATGTGGGGTGGGACCGTCGAAACGGCGGTGCCCGCGATGTGCGAAGATTTCGGCATCATCGTCGATGCGCTGCTTGGCGCAGGGTTGTCGCGTGACGTCGAGGGAGAAATGGCCGACCTGGTTGCCGGTATCAATGAGAGTGGCGCAAGGATTGTGGCCGTCGACATGCCCAGCGGCGTCGACGGAGCGACGGGGGGCGTGCGCGGCGTTGCTGTGCGCGCGCACCTGACGGTGACATTTTTCCGGCACAAGCCGGGCCATTTGCTGTTGCCGGGCGGTGGGTTGTGCGGCGAAGTGCTGCTGGCCGATATCGGCATTCCCGACGCGGTTCTGGCGGAGATCGACATCAAACTGTTCGAGAACGACCCAAGGCTCTGGACCCTTCCGGTCAGAACGGCACAGGAGCACAAATTCGATGCGGGCCACTGCGTCGTGGTGTCGGGCGATCCGCTGCACACGGGCGCGGCCCGACTTTCGGCGCTCAGCGCCGCGCGCAGCGGGGCGGGGCTCGTGACAATTGCCGGTGAACGCGAAGCGCTGCTGGTGCACGCCGCTCACGTCACGGCGATCATGCTTGCCGACATCGGCGATGCCCCGGCATTGCGCGCAATGCTCGAGGACACACGCAAGAATGCGCTGGTGATCGGGCCGGGCGCCGGTATCGGCGAGGCGACACGGCAAATGGTTCTGGCGGCGCTCGAGAGCCATGCGCGGCTTGTGCTGGACGCCGACGCGTTGACCAGTTTTGCCGATCAGCCGGACGCGCTGTTCGCTGCCATAGGCAGGCGGGCGCCGGAAAGCGTGGTTCTGACACCGCATGCGGGAGAGTTCACGCGGCTGTTTAGTGAAATCGAGGGGGCGAAGACGGAAAGGGCGATTGCCGCGGCGGAGCGGGCGGGCGCAATCGTGCTGCTCAAGGGCGCCGATACGGTGATCGCGCATCCGCAGGGGCGCGCCGTGGTCAACACCACGGGAACGCCGTTGCTCGCAACCGCCGGAGCGGGCGATGTGCTGGCGGGACTGATCGGTGGCCTGGTGGCACAGGGCATGGGCAGCTTTGAGGCTGCATGCGCCGGGGCTTATATTCACGGGCGGGCGGCGCAGCTTTTTGGCAAGCCGGGGATGGTGGCGGACGACCTGCCGGGTTTGATTCCCGAGGTGCTGGCCGATCTGTCGGGGGCGGGGCTTTAG